Proteins found in one Etheostoma spectabile isolate EspeVRDwgs_2016 chromosome 14, UIUC_Espe_1.0, whole genome shotgun sequence genomic segment:
- the ggcta gene encoding gamma-glutamylcyclotransferase a — protein MSVANGRFMYFAFGSNLLKERLQLANPSAIFCTTGRLKDYELNFGLWEKHVDNSWHGGVATIKSCPGAEVWGVIWTLSNENLQSLDNQEGVSLGRYSPLEVSVETENGLMLCRSYQINNFHACPPSPQYKQVVCLGAEQNGLPGDYLKRLKAIQTNNYTGPSILDQIQTVK, from the exons GCTAACGGTCGCTTCATGTATTTCgcttttggaagtaacttgttAAAGGAAAGACTGCAACTAGCAAATCCCTCTGCGATATTTTGCACTACCGGCCGACTAAAG GATTATGAGTTGAACTTTGGCCTGTGGGAGAAACATGTGGACAACAGTTGGCATGGTGGAGTGGCCACCATTAAGTCCTGTCCAGGGGCAGAAGTGTGGGGGGTAATCTGGACTTTGAGCAACGAAAACCTCCAGAGCCTAGACAa CCAGGAAGGGGTGAGTCTTGGAAGGTACTCTCCACTGGAGGTTTCGGTGGAGACTGAAAATGGACTCATGCTCTGCAGGTCTTATCAGATCAACAATTTCCACGCCTGCCCTCCATCTCCTCAGTACAAACag GTGGTGTGTCTGGGTGCAGAGCAGAATGGACTTCCGGGGGATTACCTAAAGAGGCTGAAGGCTATTCAAACCAACAACTACACTGGCCCCTCAATCCTTGATCAAATCCAAACGGTCAAGTAG
- the adnp2b gene encoding activity-dependent neuroprotector homeobox protein 2b codes for MYQYPVGNIDKIRKGRKAVKNILGEIGLEDCQNLLKELNENSEKNSDEEEAFQETEWDDITYGYKRLKKRWPYRSRPLCCSLCKYSSTNIYNFRSHVSRCHGYMQSFCALAPCAQCVFVGNPKYLKKHMLFFHANCIQRQPGGSQPTHCGSERYQCRKCGFPNSSIFGMKKHIILKHLDRLAETYIGYRLHPQGTSSIKVYCCKVCKVNAGSLDQMLHHMLVEPSHYSVSTQVQSMIYENKNYTIKATPNGNGIFMTLPSIAPKPQQPQMLNSKSLALPSNDQPTETVVALQKIQGSQNSTTVICAPRTNQAFLPPQASALVKLASAEAKGLLQPGATIAIRSALPQGPSMVQLPMVSNVSLKPAPMAITRASAQLQQPPQMQQILLPSGLQANIAAGTGAVSKPVVVAQNAPTNQMSLQGTMLTSQSLLSHLIPTGNKINGMPTYTFAPLQLAVPVSQSTGTYLNTVEQTRNSTPPTKKWITCPLCNELFPSNVFDMHTEVAHQAKSTTSKSESVAARAAFLKKMPDKTVKCLTCKILLSEKSVFQHLLHGLNCLYCSALFFSIKQLAEHVKQHNPTSKTYCDFLRQKYRVYSKGIGGILFPYFDVHTTAPKEVLGDTEVNLALVTSSLDLIFFKLQPSSQPEICTAPVKINSAYCPFCDEKFDNESKHLQHLKQKHLVAPTIHAILKTEAFKCIYCNGVYTGKVTQQAVMLHIQRCRCSPKQPTPPTTTGAPPQPPKPAQKQLYFLQMPQPPTIKQTIAPARLIPAAPATVRPENVAELQSQKRLEDAWREVMMTNQLEREKKAAMRKKRETEKILPPPEPVIQIDPTVKLLLEPNPNERRYGDQRRDFISKYFNLNPYATKAETEELCKRLSLTKPELAAHFSKKRSKCMKSLSRNTAAIFLGFNMTELNKVKHNLLIPEQKPTDTTEQPPADSTEQMENSEGGPEPMDESVNEKVTDGEQVEQMNLS; via the exons ATGTATCAGTATCCAGTTGGAAATATTGACAAGATCCGAAAGGGTCGCAAGGCTGTGAAAAACATCTTAGGTGAAATCGGCCTGGAAGATTGCCAAAACCTGTTGAAG GAACTCAATGAAAACTCTGAGAAGAACTCAGATGAAGAAGAGGCCTTTCAGGAAACTGAGTGGGATGATATCACATACGGATACAAAAGACTAAAGAAAAGG TGGCCTTATCGGTCTCGGCCTCTATGCTGTTCCCTGTGCAAGTACTCTTCTACAAACATCTACAACTTCAGAAGTCATGTTTCTCGTTGCCATGGATATATGCAGTCATTCTGTGCACTGGCACCCTGTGCTCAGTGCGTCTTCGTTGGAAACCCCAAGTATCTCAAGAAGCACATGCTGTTCTTTCATGCAAACTGTATACAACGCCAGCCGGGAGGGTCTCAACCCACGCATTGTGGAAGTGAGCGGTATCAGTGTCGAAAATGTGGATTTCCAAACTCTTCTATCTTTGGGATGAAGAAGCACATCATTCTCAAGCACCTGGACAGGTTGGCAGAAACGTATATTGGTTACAGATTACACCCTCAAGGGACTTCATCAATAAAGGTCTACTGCTGTAAGGTGTGCAAAGTGAACGCTGGAAGCCTAGACCAAATGTTGCATCACATGCTTGTTGAGCCATCCCACTATTCAGTCAGTACACAAGTGCAGAGTATGATTTATGAGAACAAGAACTACACCATTAAAGCAACACCTAATGGCAATggcatttttatgacattgccAAGCATTGCTCCTAAACCACAACAACCTCAAATGTTGAACAGTAAGTCCTTGGCTTTACCAAGCAATGACCAACCTACTGAGACTGTGGTGGCATTACAGAAAATACAAGGAAGTCAAAACAGTACGACTGTGATCTGTGCCCCCAGAACCAACCAAGCTTTTCTGCCCCCACAAGCGTCTGCGCTAGTGAAGCTAGCTAGTGCAGAAGCTAAAGGTTTGCTCCAGCCTGGTGCCACAATAGCCATCCGAAGTGCTTTGCCCCAAGGACCATCTATGGTCCAGCTTCCCATGGTTTCTAACGTGTCTTTGAAACCGGCACCTATGGCTATAACTCGTGCTTCTGCTCAACTACAACAGCCTCCACAAATGCAGCAAATCCTTCTCCCGTCAGGACTGCAGGCTAACATTGCAGCTGGAACAGGAGCTGTATCCAAGCCTGTTGTGGTCGCACAAAATGCACCAACAAACCAAATGTCCCTTCAAGGTACCATGCTGACGTCACAGTCCTTGCTGAGTCACCTGATTCCAACTGGCAACAAGATAAATGGCATGCCTACATACACTTTTGCGCCACTACAATTAGCAGTGCCGGTCTCTCAGAGCACAGGTACCTATCTCAATACTGTTGAGCAAACCAGGAACTCCACACCACCAACTAAGAAGTGGATTACCTGTCCCCTCTGCAATGAACTTTTCCCTTCCAATGTCTTTGACATGCATACAGAGGTCGCTCACCAGGCAAAATCCACCACATCCAAGTCAGAAAGTGTGGCGGCACGAGCTGCATTCTTGAAGAAAATGCCAGACAAAACTGTCAAATGTCTAACGTGCAAAATTCTTCTATCAGAAAAAAGCGTCTTCCAACACCTGCTGCATGGCCTGAATTGTTTGTATTGCTCAGCTTTGTTCTTCTCAATCAAACAGCTCGCTGAGCATGTTAAGCAGCACAATCCCACAAGCAAGACATACTGTGATTTTCTGAGGCAGAAGTACAGGGTCTACTCTAAAGGTATTGGAGGAATTCTGTTCCCTTACTTTGACGTCCACACCACCGCACCAAAAGAGGTCTTAGGAGACACCGAAGTCAATCTTGCCCTGGTCACAAGTTCCCTCGACCTGATCTTCTTCAAGTTGCAGCCCAGCAGCCAGCCAGAGATCTGCACAGCACCTGTGAAAATCAACAGTGCCTATTGTCCATTCTGTGATGAAAAGTTTGACAATGAATCCAAACACCTTCAGCACCTGAAGCAAAAACACTTAGTAGCACCCACCATTCATGCTATCCTCAAGACAGAAGCTTTCAAGTGCATATACTGCAATGGTGTGTACACAGGAAAGGTCACCCAGCAGGCGGTGATGCTCCACATTCAGAGATGCCGGTGTTCACCAAAACAACCAACGCCCCCCACAACTACAGGAGCACCACCGCAGCCACCAAAACCAGCTCAGAAGCAACTCTATTTTCTCCAAATGCCACAACCGCCGACTATCAAACAAACTATAGCTCCAGCGCGTCTGATTCCAGCTGCACCCGCTACAGTGCGTCCAGAGAACGTAGCAGAGCTGCAGTCTCAGAAGAGGCTGGAGGATGCATGGAGGGAAGTCATGATGACCAACCAACTAGAGCGAGAAAAAAAGGCAGCTATGCGCAAGAAGCGAGAGACTGAGAAGATACTGCCCCCGCCAGAGCCAGTGATTCAGATCGATCCCACAGTGAAGCTGTTGTTGGAACCCAACCCCAACGAGCGCCGCTACGGCGATCAGCGCAGAGACTTTATATCGAAATACTTCAACCTGAACCCCTATGCCACCAAAGCCGAGACCGAAGAGCTGTGCAAGAGGCTGTCCCTGACAAAACCAGAGTTGGCTGCCCACTTCAGCAAGAAGCGCAGCAAGTGCATGAAGAGTCTCAGTAGGAACACGGCTGCCATTTTTCTCGGCTTCAACATGACAGAACTGAACAAGGTCAAGCACAATCTCCTGATCCCCGAACAGAAGCCGACCGACACCACAGAGCAGCCGCCTGCTGATTCAACGGAGCAGATGGAAAACAGTGAGGGTGGACCAGAACCAATGgatgaaagtgtaaatgagaaAGTTACGGATGGGGAACAGGTGGAGCAGATGAATTTGAGTTAA
- the azin1b gene encoding antizyme inhibitor 1b: protein MKGLADKPGYIIELLEGGATLEDVIDGRICEQALVEKSAFVVGDLGALMRQHVCWQSVVPQLQPYYPVKCNSSPVVIEVLASLGLGFICANKTEVSLVLEHGVPPENIILSGVCKQLAHIKHAAKNNIQHLVCENEAELSKISRLHPSAKLLLQLTTKAHAAETSMAFGFSLKSCRHLLEAAKELGVQVVGVTFHIPSSCQDLQQAYTHALSDARCVFDMGMDLGFNMNILDIGGGFTGSEFQLKQVESAVRPLLDAYFPPLSGVHVLAQPGSFYVASAFSLAVNVIGKKMVARHWDSITQGVNSEDTEFLYYMNEGVYGPFSCKLLGNSIAAPSVHKHVRCADGVYPSSLWGPSLDQLDQVVERCLLPELSVGDWLCFSNMGVCGLEEFTCLSGSPQLPVYYTVSTCEWYEMQEAGVALDSAMKNFSMVQYSA from the exons ATGAAAGGACTTGCTGACAAACCCGGCTACATCATTGAACTCCTGGAGGGAGGAGCGACCCTTGAAGATGTTATTGACGGACGAATCTGCGAGCAGGCTCTG GTGGAGAAGAGTGCGTTTGTGGTGGGTGACCTCGGTGCCCTGATGCGGCAGCATGTTTGCTGGCAGAGCGTAGTGCCACAGCTACAGCCTTACTACCCAGTCAAGTGCAACAGCAGCCCTGTTGTCATTGAGGTGCTGGCATCTTTGGGCCTGGGCTTCATTTGTGCTAACAAG ACTGAAGTGAGCCTGGTGCTGGAGCACGGTGTGCCTCCAGAAAACATAATTCTGTCAGGCGTTTGCAAGCAGCTGGCACACATCAAGCACGCTGCCAAGAACAACATCCAACATCTTGTGTGCGAAAATGAGGCAGAGTTGTCCAAGATCTCCCGCCTGCACCCCAGTGCAAA GTTGCTGCTGCAGTTGACCACCAAGGCTCACGCAGCTGAGACCAGCATGGCCTTCGGCTTCTCTCTGAAGAGTTGCCGGCACCTGCTGGAAGCAGCCAAGGAGCTTGGAGTCCAGGTGGTGGGGGTGACCTTCCATATCCCCAGCTCCTGCCAAGACCTGCAACAGGCCTACACCCATGCACTGTCAGATGCCCGCTGTGTGTTTGACATGGGG ATGGATCTGGGCTTCAACATGAACATCTTGGACATTGGTGGTGGATTTACTGGCTCAGAGTTTCAGCTCAAACAG GTTGAGTCTGCGGTCAGGCCGCTGTTGGATGCTTACTTCCCCCCACTGTCCGGTGTGCATGTGTTGGCCCAGCCAGGCAGCTTCTACGTGGCCTCGGCTTTCAGCCTGGCTGTCAACGTTATCGGCAAAAAGATGGTTGCCCGCCACTGGGACAGCATCACTCAAG GTGTGAACAGTGAAGATACCGAGTTTCTGTACTACATGAATGAGGGTGTTTATGGCCCATTCAGCTGCAAGCTGCTGGGAAACTCCATCGCTGCCCCGTCAGTGCACAAG CATGTGCGGTGTGCTGATGGAGTGTATCCCAGCAGCCTGTGGGGCCCGTCACTGGACCAGCTGGACCAGGTGGTAGAGCGCTGCCTGTTGCCTGAGCTCAGTGTGGGAGACTGGCTTTGCTTCTCCAACATGGGAGTGTGTGGCCTGGAGGAGTTCACCTGCCTTTCCGGCTCCCCCCAACTGCCAGTCTACTACACTGTCTCCACCTGTGAATG GTACGAAATGCAGGAGGCTGGTGTGGCACTGGACAGTGCCATGAAGAATTTCTCCATGGTCCAGTACAGTGCGTAA
- the atp6v1c1b gene encoding V-type proton ATPase subunit C 1-B, protein MTEFWLISAPGEKTCQQTWDKLMVATTRTNNLSENNKFNIPDLKVGTLDVLVGLSDELAKLDTFVESVVKKVAQYMADVLEDSRDKVQENLLANGVDLVTYITRFQWDMAKYPIKQSLKNISEIISKQAAQIDNDLKARASAYNNLKGNLQNLERKNAGSLLTRSLADIVKKEDFVLDSEYLITMLVVVPKTSYVDWQKEYETLAEMVVPRSTKLLFEDHDSGLFSVTLFRKAIDDFKHKARENKFTVRDFQYNEEEMKADKEEMTRLSTDKKKQFGPLVRWLKVNFSEAFIAWIHIKALRVFVESVLRYGLPVNFQAMLLQPNKKNMKKLREVLSELYKHLDSSAAIIDASMDIPGLNLSQQEYYPYVYYKIDCNLLDFKV, encoded by the exons ATGACAGAATTCTGGTTGATTTCTGCTCCGGGGGAGAAGACCTGCCAGCAGACCTGGGACAAGCTGATGGTGGCTACCACGCGCACCAACAACCTGTCGGAAAACAACAAGTTCAACATCCCTGATCTCAAG GTTGGAACACTAGATGTCTTAGTGGGTCTGTCAGATGAACTGGCTAAACTAGACACTTTTGTGGAAAG TGTGGTGAAGAAGGTTGCTCAGTATATGGCAGATGTCCTGGAGGACAGCCGAGACAAAGTGCAGGAGAACCTACTTGCTAATGGAG TTGACCTGGTCACCTATATTACCAGATTCCAGTGGGACATGGCAAAGTATCCAATCAAACAGTCGCTGAAAAATATCTCTGAGATCATCTCCAAG CAAGCAGCTCAGATAGACAATGACCTGAAGGCCAGAGCTTCAGCCTACAACAACCTAAAGGGAAACCTGCAAAACCTGGAGAGGAAGAATGC GGGGAGCTTGTTGACCAGGAGTTTGGCTGACATAGTGAAGAAAGAAGACTTTGTTCTGGACTCTGAGTACCTGATTACCATGCTGGTGGTTGTCCCAAA GACAAGCTATGTTGACtggcagaaggagtatgaaacCCTTGCAGAAATGGTTGTGCCACGCTCCACAAA ACTGCTGTTTGAAGACCACGACAGCGGCCTGTTCAGTGTCACTCTCTTCAGAAAGGCTATAGATGACTTCAAGCACAAGGCCAGGGAAAACAA GTTTACAGTGCGTGATTTTCAGTACAATGAAGAGGAGATGAAGGCAGACAAAGAAGAGATGACACGTTTGTCCACTGACAAGAAGAAACAGTTT GGGCCTCTGGTACGATGGCTGAAAGTAAATTTCAGCGAAGCCTTCATCGCGTGGATTCACATAAAAGCCCTGCGCGTGTTTGTCGAGTCAGTATTGAG ATATGGGTTGCCAGTGAACTTCCAGGCCATGCTGCTCCAGCCCAACAAGAAGAACATGAAGAAGCTGAGAGAGGTGCTCTCTGAACTGTACAAACACCTGGACAGCAGTGCTGCCATCATTGAT GCCTCTATGGACATCCCAGGGCTGAACTTGAGCCAGCAGGAGTACTACCCCTATGTTTATTACAAGATCGACTGCAACCTGCTGGACTTCAAAGTCTAG
- the si:ch211-215i13.3 gene encoding uncharacterized protein si:ch211-215i13.3 isoform X1 — MIYPMGCGGSRADAIIEPRYHESWTRETESTWLTNTDVETSLPVANSKALEAGLREKRMVNTGTQCGKQALTSTGSNHQRRPRRSLSDVGVTGSSKPLVTPKGGHQRKPVRCLRMGSSSTSTVVETLNLGTSVMKDEEKPRLCEEEESQSCVKVYQKMGWQITEVCG, encoded by the exons ATGATTTACCCGATGGGTTGTGGAGGGAGTCGGGCGGACGCGATCATCGAGCCGAGGTACCATGAGAGCTGGACCAGAGAAACAGAATCGACGTGGCTTACCAATACGGACGTAGAGACCTCTCTACCAGTAGCAAACA GTAAAGCTCTGGAGGCCGGTCTGAGGGAGAAGAGGATGGTGAACACAGGCACCCAGTGTGGGAAGCAGGCCCTCACATCCACTGGCTCCAACCACCAGAGGAGACCCAGACGCTCCTTGAGTGATGTAGGTGTCACTGGTAGCAG CAAACCACTCGTGACTCCAAAAGGAGGGCATCAAAGGAAGCCGGTGCGTTGTCTAAGGATGGGCAGCTCGTCAACATCAACAGTAGTGGAGACGCTGAATCTGGGAACGTCTGTGATGAAAGATGAAGAAAAGCCAAGACTCTGCGAAGAAGAAGAGAGTCAGAGCTGTGTAAAAGTTTACCAGAAGATGGGATGGCAAATTACAGAGGTGTGTGGATGA
- the si:ch211-215i13.3 gene encoding brain and acute leukemia cytoplasmic protein isoform X2 yields the protein MIYPMGCGGSRADAIIEPRYHESWTRETESTWLTNTDVETSLPVANSKALEAGLREKRMVNTGTQCGKQALTSTGSNHQRRPRRSLSDQTTRDSKRRASKEAGALSKDGQLVNINSSGDAESGNVCDER from the exons ATGATTTACCCGATGGGTTGTGGAGGGAGTCGGGCGGACGCGATCATCGAGCCGAGGTACCATGAGAGCTGGACCAGAGAAACAGAATCGACGTGGCTTACCAATACGGACGTAGAGACCTCTCTACCAGTAGCAAACA GTAAAGCTCTGGAGGCCGGTCTGAGGGAGAAGAGGATGGTGAACACAGGCACCCAGTGTGGGAAGCAGGCCCTCACATCCACTGGCTCCAACCACCAGAGGAGACCCAGACGCTCCTTGAGTGAT CAAACCACTCGTGACTCCAAAAGGAGGGCATCAAAGGAAGCCGGTGCGTTGTCTAAGGATGGGCAGCTCGTCAACATCAACAGTAGTGGAGACGCTGAATCTGGGAACGTCTGTGATGAAAGATGA